The segment CATGTCTAGACTGCGTCGCATGCCACGTCAGCCACGCCGCCGCAGCTACGACCAGCACTGCGCCGCCGCGCGCGCCCTCGACCTCGTCGGCGACCGCTGGACCCTGCTCGTCGTCCGCGAACTCCTCGCCGGGCCGCGCCGCTACACCGACCTCCACGCCGACCTCCCGGGCGTCAGCACCGACATGCTCGCCGGCCGCCTCAAGGACATGGAGAGCGCCGAGCTGGTCACCCGCCGCCGACTGCCCCCGCCCACCTCGGCGTTCGTGTACGAGCTCACCCCGCGCGGACGCGAGCTGCTGCCCGTGCTGCGCACCCTCGCCGCCTGGGGGGCGTCCGACCTGGGCGAGCCGCGGCCCACCGACGCCGTCCGCGCGCACTGGTACGCGATCCCGCTCCTCGGGGCACTCGCCGAACTGGGCGAGGGGGTCGTCCAGGTGACCCTGGACGAGGGCGAGTTCCACGTACGAGTCGGGGGTGACGGAGCCGTGTCGTACGGGGACGGGGTGTACGGCGCCGGTACGGCGGAGGTGGCGGACGTCCGGCTGAGGACCGACACGGCGACCTGCCGGGCCCTCGCGGGCGGGGAGTCGACGCTCGCCGAGGCGGTCGAGTCGGGGCGCGCGGTGCTGGAACGGCCCGTGCGGGCCGCCCAGTCGTAGCCGGCTCCGGAACCGGCCATCCCGGGCATCGGCCCGTCCCGGGCATCGGCCTGTCCCGGGCATCGGCCCGTCCCGGGTGTCAGCCCCGGTCCGACACCATGCCCAGGCTTCGCGCCAGCCGGTCCCGGGCCTCGGTCTGCGCCGCGATCCGCGCGTCGAGCACGGCCAGCCGCTCGCGGGCGATCTCCAGGCCGCGGGCGGACGGTGGGGCCGAGGGCACGTCGCCGTCCAGGCAGGACCGGAACGCGGACACGTCGTCCAGGGTGAGGCCGGCGTCCAGGAGGTACCGGATGTTCGACACCCGCGTCACGGCGTCCTCGCCGTACACCCGGTATCCGTTGGCCGCGCGTTCCGACGCGATCAGCCCCGCCGTCTCGTAGTGGCGCAGGGCGCGCGGCGACACCCCGGTCCGTCGGGCCAGTTCACCGATGCGCAAGGACGCCACCTCCTCGCTCAGTCGTATCACGCGACCAGCGCACCCCCGTCGACGGGCAGGACCGTACCGGTCAGGAACGAGGCGTCGGGCGCCGCGAGCGAGGTGATCGCCCAGGCGACCTCCTCGGGACGGCCGATCCGGCCCAGCGGAACGTGCGCGAGCTGCCAGGCCCGCAAGGCCGTCAGCTGCTCGGGGGAGAGGCCCATGTGGTCCGCGATCGGGGTCTCGATCGGGCCGGGGGCGACCGCCACCACCCGGACGCCGTCGGGCGCGAGCTCCACCGCCCAGCAGCGGGTCAGGGTCTCCAGGGCGCTCTTGGTCGCGGGATAGACGGAGTTGGCCGGCCAGCCGCGCTGGCCGATCGTCGTCGTCACGTTCACCACGACGCCACGCGACGTCCGGAGCGCGGGGAGGGCGGCCTGGGTGAGGAGGACCGGAGCGACGAGGTTGGTCTCCAGGAGCGGGGCGATCACGGAACGGTCGAGGGTGCCGAGCGGGCCGCCGAGGGAGATCCCGGCGTTGTTGACGAGCACGTCGAGGCGGCCGTGGCCGGTCACGGCGGCGCGCACGATCTCCTCGGCCGCGCCGTCCGCCGTGATGTCCGCGACGAACGGGTGGATCCCGGGATGTCCTTCGGCGGTCTCCCGCAGCGGCTCGGCCCTGCGGCCGACGGCGAGGACCGTCGCCCCCTGCCGTGCGAAGGAGCGGGCGGCGGCCCGGCCGATGCCGGTGCCCGCACCGGTGATGACGACGACCCTGGTGGGTGTGGTGGTGTCCATGGCGCTGATGGTCGAACAGTGACGCCAGTGACAAGGTCAAGCCGTGGTGTGCGGCGTCAGTGCTCGGGGGAGAGGAACTCGAGCCGGTTCGCGTGGCAGTCGGTGGTGTAGAAGCGCCGATGTCCCGGGAAGTTGTCGTCCCACGTCACCTCGACGCCCCGGGCGGTCAGACGACCGGCCAGGCCGTCGATGTCGGCGACGAGGATGCCCGGGTGCCCCTTGCGGGACGGGCGGAAGTCCTCCTCGACCCCCAGGTGGATCTCCAACGCGTCCGAGCGCACCCACAGCCCGCCGCGGGCCGCGAGCACCGGAGGCTTCTGGATCTCGGTCATGCCCAGCACGTCCACATAGAATCGACGGCACACCTCCTCGTCGCCCGGCGGCAGGGCGAGCTGCACATGGTGCAGCCCGAGGCCGAAGGGCGAGGCCGCCCCCGTGGTCTCGTAGGGCAGTGGCTGCTGACGCCGACTCATGGGCGACGGATCCTCTCCTCCGCGGGGCCGTGCGGTCGTCGCCCGGCGCCGATCACAGTAATGCCGGGGGTGTCGGCCGGTGCACGTCAGGGGGAGCAGCGGGCAGGATGAGCGGGATGCGATACGAGGCGATCACCTGGGAACGGCTGGCGGAGGCGCTCGCCCGACGGCTCGACGGGGCCGCTCCGGCCGAGGGGAGCGGCCGGCTCAAGGTCGCCGTCGACGGGCCGCCCGCCGCGCCCGGCGGCGAATTCGCCGAACTGCTTGCCGAGGCACTGCGGACACGCGGGCGCTCCGTCCTCGTCGCGGGGACCGGCGGCTTCCTGCGGCCCGCGTCGCTGCGGTACGAGTACGGGAAGCAGGACCCTGACTCGTACTACAGCGGGTGGACCGACACCGGGGCGCTGTGGCGGGAGGTCTTCGGACCGCTGGAGCCCGGTGGAACCGGGCGCGTGCTGCCCGATCTGTGGGACCCGGTGAAGGACCGCGCGACCCGCAGCCCTTACGTGACGCTGCCGCCCGGCGGGGTGCTCGTGCTGCACGGGCCCTTCCTGCTCGGCCACTGGTTCCCCTTCGACCTCACCGTGCACCTGCGGCTCTCGGCCGCCGCCCTCGCCCGGCGCACCGAGGAGGCCTGGACGCTGCCCGCCTTCGCCCGGTACGAGACGGAGGTCGACCCCGGCGGGACCGCCAACATCGTCGTGCGCGCCGACGACCCGCGCCACCCGGCCTGGACGGGGGACGTCTCCTAGGGGAGGGCTCGCGGCCCGCCCCCGTCAGTCGCCCGTCAGCCCCTCCGGAGGTCTGCCGCCCACCACCGTGACCGCCTCCGCGCCCGCCCGGCAGCCCGCCTCGGCCGCCTTCGCCGGGTCCGCGCCCGCGAGCAGGGCCGCCAGGAAGGCCCCGGTGAAGGCGTCGCCCGCGCCGGTCGAGTCCACCGGCCGCACCGGAGGCGCCGTCACCCGCGCGGTGACCGCGCCGTCCTCGGCGACCAGGGCGCCCGCGGCCCCGAGGGTGACCACGACCAGCGGGAAACGGCGGCTCAACCCGGCCGCCGCCACCTCCGGTTCGGCGCAGCCGGTGAGCGACCGGGCCTCGTCGGCGTTGGGCAGCAGAACCTCGGCGCCGTCCGCCGCCGCCAGGAATCCGTCCACTCCCAGCTCCGCCAGGAACCCCGCCGAGGCCGGGTCCACGCTCACCGGGACCCCCGCCTCCCGTGCGTCCCGCAGCGCCAGCCGGGCCGTCTCGCGGCTCGGCGCGGCGAAGAACAGATACCCGGAGAGATGCAGCCGGGCCACGCCGTCGAGCAGGCCGGCCGACCAGTCGCCGGGGGAGAGGCGCAGGGCGGCGCCGCTGTCGGTCAGGAAGGTGCGCTCCGCCGAGGAGTCCACGAGTGCGATCACGGTGGCCGTCGCCGCCTCCGCGTCCGGGACGAGCAGGGGGCGCACGCCCGCGCGCCGCAGCGCCCGCTCGTGCCAGCCGACCGCGTCCGTACCCACCCGGCCGAGGAGCCGCACCTCGTCGCAGCCGGAACGCGCCGCCCAGCAGGCCGCGTTGGCCCCCGCACCGCCCGGGAGGGTCCGGATCTCCGCCGCCGTGTCCGTGGCGGGGGTCAGCGGGGTCCGGTGCCGGGCGACGACATCCGTGACCACGTCGCCGACGACGAGCAGCGCACCCGCCGCCCGGCTCACCGGCCGCCCGCGCCGGACGTCCCCGCGCCGGACGTCCCCGTGCCGGACGTCCCCGCGCCGGACGTCCCCGCGCCGTACGCCCCCGCGATCCTCGCCGCGAGCCGCACATTGCCCCGTACCGCCGCCAGGTTGGCCTCCAGGGACGCCCCTTCCGTGTGCACCGTCAGATGTTCGAGGAGGAACGGCGTGACCGCCTGGCCCGTGATCCCCTTCTCCTTCGCCGCCGCCAGACCACCGGCGAGGACCCGGTCGTGCAGGGCGGGATCCAACTGCTCCGTCGACGGCACCGGGTTGGCCACGATCAGCGCGGCCCGTGGCCCGCCGAGCCGGTCCTGCGCCCGTATCACCCCGGCCACCTCCTCCGGGGTCCGCAGCGTCCAGTCGACGGGCTCGCCCGAGGAGGTGAGGTAGAAGCCGGGGAAGTGCTCCGTGCCGTACCCCACGACCGTCACCCCCAGCGTCTCCAGGCGCTGAAGGGTCGCGGGCACGTCGAGGATCGACTTGACCCCGGCGCACACGACGGTGATCCCGACCCGGGCGAGCAGCCGAAGGTCGGCGGACTCGTCCTGCGTCTCGGTCCAGGCGCGGTGCACGCCGCCGAGGCCGCCGGTCGCGAACACCCGTAGGCCGGCCGCGTCCGCGAGCCAGGCCGTCGCCGAGACGGTCGTCGCCCCGGTCGCCCCGGTCGCCAGGGCGGGGGCCAGGTCACGGTGCCCCAGCTTCCGCACGGCCGGGTCCTCGGCGATCCGGGTCAGGGCCGCCCGGTCAAGGCCGACCCTGGCCGTGCCGTCGACCACGGCGATCGTGGCGGGGACGGCGCCGCCGGCCCGTACCAGCTCCTCCAGTTCCAGGGCCACGGCCAGGTTGCGCGGGCGCGGCAGACCGTGGGCGATGATCGTCGACTCCAGCGCGACGACGGGACGCCCCTCGTGGAGCGCTTCGCGTACCTCTTCGGACACCTGTGTGGACATGTCCCATTCCTGGCGCGACCACGTGCCCCGCAAACCTCGCCGGCGAGCTCCAGCCACACGGTGGGGGCTTCCGCGGAATCCGTGGAAGGCGCCTTCGGAATCCGTCACGGGGTGCCCGGCGCGGTCGTCCGCGCCCGGCGCGCCACCCGTCCGGCGCTGCGCCGAAGGGGTGGTGCGGATTTCGTCGTCGTGCCGGGATCCGGGCATCGCGCCTGGTGGGAGGCGAAGCGGAGGGGTTCCGTCCAGCCGGTCCCGGCCTCGGGGCGGCCCTGGACCCCCGCTACAGTCACCGCCCATGACGACACATGACCAGCCCTCCTTCGCCGTGCACATCCCCGACGCGGAGCTTGAGGTGGAGCCGCTCGACCCCGCCCAGATCGTCTCCGGCACGCCCGAGGTGACGGGCAAGGTGCTGTGGGAGTCGGCCGACGGCAAGCAGCTGCGCGGCATCTGGCAGATCACGCCCGGCGTCGTCACCGACACCGAGGCCGACGAGCTGTTCGTGGTGGTCTCCGGCCGGGCGACCGTCGCCGTCGAGGGCGGGGCCACCCTGGAGATCGGGCCCGGCGACGCCTGCGTGCTGCGCGAGGGCGACAAGACGACCTGGACCGTGCACGAGACCCTGCGCAAGGCGTACCACATCAGCCTCTGAAGTCCCTTAAGCCCCCTGAAGTCACAGGGGACGGCCACGAGTTGAGGGTCTGGTAGGAAACCTTCCTATCGGCTAGCATCCCGGCAGCGGCTCGGCGCGGCGCCCCACCCCAAGGGGCGTGACGCGCTCAGTGAGAGCTCTGACCCGGCCGCCGAGCACCACCCCGCCGTGTGGCGCCCCGAATCGCCACCCGGCCGGTCGCCCGTGTCCGTACCCCACGGCACGGGCGCCCCGGCCCGCGCCGCGCGGCCGGTCCGTGGTGCGCCGCACCGGTGTCCAGCTCTCGCCGACCCCACAGGCCAGGGAGCCCAGGTATGCGCCTGAACGCCTCAGCCCCACCACGCCGCACCACCACCCCTCTCCCCTTCGTCCTCGCCGCCGTGCTGCTGCTCGTCGGCGGGCTCCTCCTCGCCCTTCCGGACCGGGCCGGAGCCGCCGCCGACGTCCTGATCTCGCAGGGCCGACCGGCCACGTCCTCCTCCGTCGAGGACGACACCTTCGGCCCGGAGAAGGCCTTCGACGGCGTCTCCACCACCCGCTGGGCCAGCGCCGAAGGCGTCGATCCCCAGTGGATCCGCGTCGACCTCGGCCCCTCGGCCACCGTCTCCCGCGTCAAGCTCGTCTGGGAGGCCGCCTACGCCAAGGCCTACCGCGTCGAGATCTCCACCGACGGCACCACCTGGACCCGCCTCGCCAACGAGACCGCGGGGAACGGCGCCACGGACGACTGGACCGGACTCACCGGCCAGGGCCGCTACCTCCGCGTGTACGGGACCGCCCGCGGCACCTCGTACGGCTACTCGCTCTTCTCGGTGGAGGTCTACGGCACCACCGGCACCACGGAGCCGCCCACCGGCTCCTTCACCGTCGTCGCGGCCGGTGACATCGCCGCCCAGTGCACGGCCTCCAGCAGCTCCTGCGCCCACCCCAAGACGGCCGCGCTGGCCCAGCGGATCGCGCCGTCCTTCTATCTGACGATGGGCGACAACCAGTACGACGACGCCCTGCTCTCCGACTTCAAGAACTACTACGACAAGTCCTGGGGCGCCTTCAAGGCCAAGACCCGCCCCGTGCCCGGCAACCACGAGACCTATGACCCGGCCGGCCCGCTCGCCGGCTACAAGTCGTACTTCGGCTCGATCGCCTACCCGCAGGGCAAGTCCTACTACAGCTACGACCAGGGCAACTGGCACTTCGTCGCCCTCGACTCCAACTCATTCGACGACGCCGCGCAGATCCAGTGGCTCAAGGACGACCTCGCACGGAACACCAAGGGCTGCGTCGCCGCCTACTTCCACCACCCGCTGTACTCCTCCGGCGGCCACGGCAACGACCCGGTCTCCAAGCCGGTCTGGCAGATCCTCTACAACGCCAAGGCCGACCTGGTGCTCAACGGGCACGACCACCACTACGAGCGCTTCGCCCCGCAGGACCCCAACGGGCGTGCCACCGCCGACGGCATCGTCGAGATCGTGGGCGGCATGGGCGGCGCCGAGCCCTACGACATCGAGACGGTCCAGCCGAACAGCCAGAAGCGGATCAGCGGTCCGTACGGCGTCCTGAAGCTGGACCTCACCGACACCACCTACACCTGGCAGTACGTCGGCACCGACAACCAGGTGAAGGACTCCGGCCCGACCTACACCTGCCACTGATGTACCTCGCGACCACCGGTCGCCGCGACGCGCCGCCCGCCCCCTCGGGGGTCCGGCGGCGCGTCCCCGGCACCGTCCTCGCCCTCGGCGCGGTCAGCCTGGTCACCGACGTCTCCTCGGAGATGGTGACCGCCGTCCTGCCGCTCTACCTGGTCCTCGGACTCGGCCTCTCCCCGCTCCAGTTCGGGCTCCTCGACGGCCTCTCGACCGGCGCCACCGCGCTCGTACGGCTCCTCGGCGGCGCCACCGCCGACCGCGGCGGCCGCCACAAACAGGTCGGCGGACTCGGCTACGCCCTCTCCGCCTGCTCCCGGCTCGGCCTCCTCCTCGCGGGCGGCGCGACCGGCTGGATCGCGACCGCCCTCGCCGCCGACCGGCTGGGCAAGGGCGTCCGCACCGCCCCGCGCGACGCCCTCATCACCCTGCACAGCCCGCCCGAGGACCTGGGCCGCGCCTTCGGCACACACCGGGCCATGGACACCACCGGCGCCCTCCTCGGTCCCTTGGCCGCCTTCGCGCTCCTGTGGGCGACGGCCGACGCGTACGACGCCGTCTTCGCCGTCAGTTTCTGCGTCGGGGCCTTCGGCGTCCTG is part of the Streptomyces sp. NBC_00250 genome and harbors:
- a CDS encoding winged helix-turn-helix transcriptional regulator, yielding MPRQPRRRSYDQHCAAARALDLVGDRWTLLVVRELLAGPRRYTDLHADLPGVSTDMLAGRLKDMESAELVTRRRLPPPTSAFVYELTPRGRELLPVLRTLAAWGASDLGEPRPTDAVRAHWYAIPLLGALAELGEGVVQVTLDEGEFHVRVGGDGAVSYGDGVYGAGTAEVADVRLRTDTATCRALAGGESTLAEAVESGRAVLERPVRAAQS
- a CDS encoding MerR family transcriptional regulator, which encodes MRIGELARRTGVSPRALRHYETAGLIASERAANGYRVYGEDAVTRVSNIRYLLDAGLTLDDVSAFRSCLDGDVPSAPPSARGLEIARERLAVLDARIAAQTEARDRLARSLGMVSDRG
- a CDS encoding SDR family NAD(P)-dependent oxidoreductase; the encoded protein is MDTTTPTRVVVITGAGTGIGRAAARSFARQGATVLAVGRRAEPLRETAEGHPGIHPFVADITADGAAEEIVRAAVTGHGRLDVLVNNAGISLGGPLGTLDRSVIAPLLETNLVAPVLLTQAALPALRTSRGVVVNVTTTIGQRGWPANSVYPATKSALETLTRCWAVELAPDGVRVVAVAPGPIETPIADHMGLSPEQLTALRAWQLAHVPLGRIGRPEEVAWAITSLAAPDASFLTGTVLPVDGGALVA
- a CDS encoding glyoxalase: MSRRQQPLPYETTGAASPFGLGLHHVQLALPPGDEEVCRRFYVDVLGMTEIQKPPVLAARGGLWVRSDALEIHLGVEEDFRPSRKGHPGILVADIDGLAGRLTARGVEVTWDDNFPGHRRFYTTDCHANRLEFLSPEH
- a CDS encoding uridine kinase, producing the protein MRYEAITWERLAEALARRLDGAAPAEGSGRLKVAVDGPPAAPGGEFAELLAEALRTRGRSVLVAGTGGFLRPASLRYEYGKQDPDSYYSGWTDTGALWREVFGPLEPGGTGRVLPDLWDPVKDRATRSPYVTLPPGGVLVLHGPFLLGHWFPFDLTVHLRLSAAALARRTEEAWTLPAFARYETEVDPGGTANIVVRADDPRHPAWTGDVS
- a CDS encoding carbohydrate kinase family protein produces the protein MSRAAGALLVVGDVVTDVVARHRTPLTPATDTAAEIRTLPGGAGANAACWAARSGCDEVRLLGRVGTDAVGWHERALRRAGVRPLLVPDAEAATATVIALVDSSAERTFLTDSGAALRLSPGDWSAGLLDGVARLHLSGYLFFAAPSRETARLALRDAREAGVPVSVDPASAGFLAELGVDGFLAAADGAEVLLPNADEARSLTGCAEPEVAAAGLSRRFPLVVVTLGAAGALVAEDGAVTARVTAPPVRPVDSTGAGDAFTGAFLAALLAGADPAKAAEAGCRAGAEAVTVVGGRPPEGLTGD
- a CDS encoding pseudouridine-5'-phosphate glycosidase; amino-acid sequence: MSTQVSEEVREALHEGRPVVALESTIIAHGLPRPRNLAVALELEELVRAGGAVPATIAVVDGTARVGLDRAALTRIAEDPAVRKLGHRDLAPALATGATGATTVSATAWLADAAGLRVFATGGLGGVHRAWTETQDESADLRLLARVGITVVCAGVKSILDVPATLQRLETLGVTVVGYGTEHFPGFYLTSSGEPVDWTLRTPEEVAGVIRAQDRLGGPRAALIVANPVPSTEQLDPALHDRVLAGGLAAAKEKGITGQAVTPFLLEHLTVHTEGASLEANLAAVRGNVRLAARIAGAYGAGTSGAGTSGTGTSGAGTSGAGGR
- a CDS encoding cupin domain-containing protein → MTTHDQPSFAVHIPDAELEVEPLDPAQIVSGTPEVTGKVLWESADGKQLRGIWQITPGVVTDTEADELFVVVSGRATVAVEGGATLEIGPGDACVLREGDKTTWTVHETLRKAYHISL
- a CDS encoding discoidin domain-containing protein; translated protein: MRLNASAPPRRTTTPLPFVLAAVLLLVGGLLLALPDRAGAAADVLISQGRPATSSSVEDDTFGPEKAFDGVSTTRWASAEGVDPQWIRVDLGPSATVSRVKLVWEAAYAKAYRVEISTDGTTWTRLANETAGNGATDDWTGLTGQGRYLRVYGTARGTSYGYSLFSVEVYGTTGTTEPPTGSFTVVAAGDIAAQCTASSSSCAHPKTAALAQRIAPSFYLTMGDNQYDDALLSDFKNYYDKSWGAFKAKTRPVPGNHETYDPAGPLAGYKSYFGSIAYPQGKSYYSYDQGNWHFVALDSNSFDDAAQIQWLKDDLARNTKGCVAAYFHHPLYSSGGHGNDPVSKPVWQILYNAKADLVLNGHDHHYERFAPQDPNGRATADGIVEIVGGMGGAEPYDIETVQPNSQKRISGPYGVLKLDLTDTTYTWQYVGTDNQVKDSGPTYTCH